From a single Candidatus Baltobacteraceae bacterium genomic region:
- a CDS encoding PQQ-binding-like beta-propeller repeat protein gives MLRHVTTWFIVLASLGVVALAACSGGAAQNPTTKASPGATPTPSPVPTGAALSWPVFGHDPARSGVDVGDTTLTTTNVSQLVEKWQISFGSGNVADSTPILLANIQIGGTAQQMLYQTDKNGETFAIEAQTGKVIWTYTTSGPNITQSTPAADPSGQAIYVPGVDGKVHKLDAATGAEMSAPGFPATITTIPNTEKDASALNVANGYLYATTSGYYGDTPYYDGHVVSVNLSTGATSVFNSLCSSQTTLPTDSSCPNSDSGIWARGGAVVDPYPSMNGDVYVATGNGLYDGSDNYGDSVIALTANLSMIGSYTPTTYASLQNGDIDLGSTSPTLLPVQSTSTTPLMLVQGGKDSTLRLLNRSPLPGVGGELQEIDLPDRLYATPAVWTNPAGVTYIFFGLPNQIDAYELETNGAGASSLVEAWSASDGSTSGEGTSPVVSNGIVFVAMDNAIYALSAQTGNELWSSASTAHSIGPVHWQSPIVVNGWVYCSDQNGNLTAYGLP, from the coding sequence ATGCTGCGGCACGTGACGACCTGGTTCATCGTTCTCGCATCACTCGGCGTCGTTGCGTTGGCGGCGTGCTCCGGGGGCGCCGCTCAGAACCCGACGACGAAAGCCTCGCCGGGAGCGACTCCGACGCCTTCGCCGGTGCCGACCGGGGCGGCGCTGAGCTGGCCGGTGTTCGGGCACGATCCCGCGCGCAGCGGTGTCGACGTCGGGGATACGACGCTCACGACAACAAACGTTTCTCAACTCGTGGAGAAGTGGCAAATTTCGTTTGGGAGCGGTAACGTGGCGGATTCCACGCCAATCTTGCTGGCGAACATCCAGATCGGCGGCACCGCGCAGCAGATGCTTTATCAAACCGACAAGAACGGCGAGACCTTCGCAATCGAAGCGCAGACCGGCAAAGTCATATGGACGTACACGACCAGCGGGCCGAATATTACCCAGTCGACGCCTGCGGCCGATCCGTCAGGTCAGGCAATCTACGTTCCCGGCGTCGATGGAAAAGTGCATAAGCTCGATGCGGCGACCGGCGCAGAAATGAGCGCGCCGGGATTCCCCGCCACGATCACGACGATTCCCAATACCGAAAAAGACGCTTCGGCACTCAACGTCGCAAACGGCTACCTGTATGCAACGACGTCGGGATACTATGGCGACACGCCATATTACGACGGTCACGTCGTGAGCGTGAACCTCTCGACCGGCGCAACCAGCGTGTTCAACTCGCTGTGCAGTTCGCAGACCACGCTGCCGACAGACTCGTCCTGTCCGAATAGCGACTCGGGCATTTGGGCACGCGGCGGTGCGGTGGTCGATCCGTATCCGTCGATGAACGGCGACGTCTACGTCGCGACCGGCAACGGCTTGTACGACGGCAGCGACAACTACGGCGACTCCGTGATCGCGCTCACGGCCAACCTCTCGATGATCGGCAGTTACACGCCAACCACGTACGCAAGCTTACAGAATGGCGATATCGACCTCGGCTCGACCTCGCCAACCTTGCTCCCCGTTCAGAGTACGAGCACGACGCCGCTGATGCTCGTACAGGGCGGAAAAGACTCGACCCTGCGCTTGCTGAATCGTTCGCCGCTTCCCGGCGTCGGCGGTGAGTTGCAAGAGATCGATTTACCGGATCGATTGTACGCAACCCCCGCGGTCTGGACCAATCCGGCGGGCGTGACGTATATCTTCTTCGGATTGCCGAATCAGATCGATGCGTACGAGCTAGAGACGAACGGGGCCGGCGCGAGCAGCCTCGTGGAAGCATGGAGCGCGTCAGACGGGTCCACGAGCGGCGAGGGAACCTCGCCGGTGGTCAGCAACGGCATCGTCTTCGTCGCGATGGATAACGCCATCTATGCGCTCTCGGCGCAAACCGGAAACGAGTTATGGAGCAGCGCGAGCACCGCTCATTCGATCGGGCCCGTGCACTGGCAGAGTCCGATCGTCGTAAACGGCTGGGTCTACTGCTCGGACCAGAACGGGAATCTGACGGCATACGGCTTGCCGTGA
- a CDS encoding helix-turn-helix transcriptional regulator, whose amino-acid sequence MPRRPEAAQAPWTTRVRAAYAAARFREAAALYDRHAAGTAEIPADVVFVRARIALDADPASAVDLLLAHRAGFVQKADRLTAELLLGSSFAQLREFAAADAHFERARTLLDRRSLVQSAALAAARGRRYICESRIGDAWRCYESTLVDVRTEGQIESERLKGEIHLAESRSGEAADSLLRLLALMQGNIDAKLALWYRAVTQLAHLACELPAPAAAAAAADALAVRPSWSPDFAADRFQALRALAWRKTLAGDRLGSFRYLREAGAVAEGLGSAPLRAIVLLDRAFFARTAHEEHWCANELAAATDLLRDVDWARAGVLERTALPLFAEALAASDPDAAAAAIARYFTLSRTFDPVATAARGMVHFANGRTREAVRDLSAAYDEFDRLGSDWRAGKAALALAHATAHARWQLLALEKLEFYASSWLYEQAASLAVPPQSSGGSSLTPMQERVFNMICEGLSTDAIAARLGRSRSTVRNHLKLIFKALGVRSRSALVAKAARSGRFT is encoded by the coding sequence ATGCCACGCCGACCCGAGGCCGCTCAAGCGCCGTGGACCACCCGCGTGCGGGCGGCGTACGCCGCTGCGCGTTTTCGCGAGGCTGCCGCACTTTACGACCGTCATGCGGCCGGGACCGCCGAAATCCCAGCCGACGTGGTTTTCGTGCGGGCCCGGATCGCGCTCGACGCTGATCCCGCGAGCGCCGTCGACCTGCTGCTCGCGCATCGCGCCGGATTCGTCCAGAAGGCGGATCGGCTCACCGCCGAGCTGCTGCTCGGCTCGAGCTTCGCGCAGCTGCGCGAGTTTGCCGCCGCCGACGCGCACTTCGAGCGTGCCCGCACATTGCTGGATCGCCGTTCGCTCGTACAGTCGGCTGCCCTCGCCGCCGCGCGCGGACGCCGCTACATTTGTGAATCGCGTATCGGTGACGCGTGGCGCTGCTACGAATCGACGCTGGTCGACGTCCGGACCGAAGGCCAAATCGAGAGCGAGCGGCTCAAGGGTGAGATCCACCTTGCCGAGTCGCGCAGCGGTGAAGCCGCGGACTCGCTGTTGCGTCTGCTCGCGCTGATGCAGGGCAACATCGATGCGAAGCTGGCGCTCTGGTATCGCGCGGTCACGCAGTTGGCACATCTTGCTTGCGAACTTCCCGCTCCGGCGGCGGCAGCCGCCGCGGCGGACGCGCTCGCGGTTCGTCCGTCGTGGTCACCCGATTTTGCGGCCGACCGGTTTCAGGCGCTGCGCGCGCTGGCGTGGCGGAAGACGCTTGCCGGCGATCGGCTCGGATCGTTCCGGTACTTGCGCGAAGCCGGCGCCGTTGCCGAAGGGCTCGGAAGCGCGCCGCTGCGGGCCATCGTCTTACTCGATCGCGCTTTCTTCGCGCGCACGGCACACGAAGAACACTGGTGCGCAAACGAACTGGCGGCGGCGACCGATCTGCTGCGCGACGTCGACTGGGCGCGCGCCGGCGTTTTGGAACGCACGGCGCTTCCGCTCTTCGCCGAGGCGCTCGCGGCGAGCGATCCGGACGCGGCGGCCGCGGCGATCGCGCGCTATTTCACGCTCTCGCGTACGTTCGATCCGGTCGCGACCGCGGCGCGGGGCATGGTGCACTTTGCAAACGGACGCACGCGCGAGGCCGTGCGCGACTTGAGCGCCGCCTACGATGAGTTCGATCGCCTCGGCTCGGACTGGCGCGCCGGCAAAGCGGCGCTTGCGCTGGCGCACGCAACCGCACACGCACGCTGGCAATTGCTGGCGTTGGAGAAGTTGGAATTTTACGCGTCCTCCTGGCTCTACGAGCAGGCCGCGAGCCTGGCCGTGCCGCCGCAAAGCTCCGGGGGTTCGTCACTAACGCCGATGCAGGAGCGTGTCTTCAACATGATCTGCGAGGGGCTCTCGACCGACGCCATCGCTGCGCGCCTGGGCCGCAGCCGCTCGACGGTTCGCAATCATCTCAAGCTGATTTTTAAGGCGCTCGGCGTACGTTCTCGTTCGGCGCTGGTAGCCAAGGCGGCGCGCAGCGGCCGCTTCACCTAG
- a CDS encoding AraC family transcriptional regulator has translation MLDTVQAFESRLLADDVQRRILYYPRTLAAAQYVREHIGEPIRLETVAALAGMTTCAFSRYFAEKVGITFSTLVKTLRIEYALTHLERRDGAISTLATQTGYQSCCTFSRAFKDVMGQSPSQYRRRMLFEP, from the coding sequence GTGCTCGATACCGTTCAAGCCTTTGAGTCCCGTCTTTTGGCCGACGACGTGCAACGGCGGATTCTCTACTATCCGCGGACGCTGGCCGCGGCGCAGTACGTTCGCGAGCACATCGGCGAACCGATTCGCCTGGAAACGGTCGCTGCGCTCGCCGGAATGACCACCTGCGCCTTCTCGCGCTATTTTGCCGAAAAAGTCGGTATCACGTTCTCGACGCTGGTAAAAACGCTACGGATCGAATACGCGCTCACGCACCTCGAACGCCGCGACGGTGCGATCTCCACGCTCGCAACGCAAACCGGCTATCAGAGCTGCTGCACGTTTTCGCGCGCGTTCAAAGACGTCATGGGACAATCGCCGTCGCAATACCGCCGCCGGATGCTTTTCGAACCCTGA
- a CDS encoding GNAT family N-acetyltransferase, translated as MVRTTRLTSAHERDALAYLALAPYANVFLTYLILFDLGSTTRSALHVALDESGKITGVAYFARQVVLAADGQATVEAFARVGAAHHGEKMIVGPRREVSAYWRLVRHNHEPARLVRERQHVMMLDRSMLRPYEHTVVARRARLDEWPIVADNSASMIALELDYDPMRTSPEFTSNVRTMIDRGLWWVGESLGRLCFFCNVGPWSPMTAQLQGIWTPPELRGRGLATAALGAVCDRLLELTPSLSLYVNDFNEKAIALYERAGFVTVGEFQTILF; from the coding sequence ATGGTGCGCACCACGCGCTTGACCAGCGCGCACGAGCGGGACGCGTTAGCCTATTTGGCGCTCGCGCCGTACGCGAACGTGTTCTTGACGTATCTGATCCTCTTCGATCTCGGCTCAACCACGCGCAGCGCCCTTCACGTGGCACTCGACGAGTCCGGCAAGATCACCGGCGTCGCGTACTTTGCGCGCCAGGTCGTGCTGGCCGCCGACGGTCAGGCGACGGTCGAGGCCTTCGCGCGCGTGGGCGCCGCGCACCACGGTGAAAAGATGATCGTCGGACCGCGCCGGGAGGTCTCCGCTTATTGGAGGCTGGTCCGGCACAACCACGAACCCGCTCGCCTCGTGCGCGAGCGCCAACACGTGATGATGCTCGATCGTTCGATGCTGCGTCCGTACGAACACACCGTCGTCGCGCGGCGGGCACGGCTCGACGAGTGGCCCATCGTTGCCGACAACTCGGCCTCGATGATCGCGCTCGAACTCGACTACGATCCGATGCGGACCTCACCCGAATTCACCTCGAACGTGCGCACGATGATCGATCGCGGACTGTGGTGGGTCGGTGAATCGCTCGGGCGGCTTTGCTTCTTTTGCAACGTCGGGCCGTGGAGTCCGATGACCGCGCAGCTGCAGGGCATTTGGACGCCGCCCGAACTACGCGGCCGGGGCCTTGCGACCGCCGCGCTGGGCGCTGTCTGCGACCGGTTGCTGGAACTCACGCCCTCGCTCTCACTGTACGTCAACGACTTCAACGAGAAAGCCATCGCGCTCTACGAACGCGCCGGCTTCGTGACCGTCGGCGAATTTCAGACGATTCTGTTTTGA
- a CDS encoding anti-sigma factor: protein MSGKDDVRTRTWPAYLVAAVCFAIAVAVSLVNLSLIEQLRAAQAQAARTQSHSIGLVRDLDSERSTMADLMDESAQRFDIPGGQIVRVRGHLYITMHDLAAAPHGKVYQAWTIAAAGKAPQPSLTFVPDAHGVAVVALPGDAKEIAALAISIEPEGGSKTLTTKPLVVEQLD from the coding sequence ATGAGCGGCAAGGATGATGTCCGCACGCGCACCTGGCCGGCCTATCTGGTTGCGGCCGTGTGCTTCGCCATCGCCGTTGCGGTCTCGCTCGTCAACCTTTCGTTGATCGAACAACTGCGGGCCGCACAAGCGCAGGCGGCGCGCACGCAGTCGCACTCGATCGGCCTCGTGCGCGATCTCGATAGCGAACGCTCGACGATGGCCGATCTCATGGACGAGAGCGCGCAGCGCTTCGATATTCCCGGTGGGCAGATCGTGCGCGTGCGCGGCCATCTCTACATCACGATGCACGATCTCGCGGCTGCGCCGCACGGCAAAGTTTACCAGGCGTGGACGATAGCGGCCGCCGGCAAAGCGCCGCAGCCCTCGCTGACGTTCGTCCCGGATGCGCACGGCGTCGCCGTCGTGGCGCTCCCCGGCGATGCGAAAGAGATCGCGGCACTCGCGATCAGCATCGAGCCCGAGGGCGGCAGCAAGACGCTGACGACCAAGCCGTTGGTAGTAGAACAGCTCGACTGA
- a CDS encoding NAD-dependent deacylase, producing MDDLVRRLRAARAVLVLTGSGISAESGLPTFRGVGGLWRTHRVEELASPQGFAADPQLVWTWYNERNAAHRRAQPNAGHYALAALEERYRDFTLATQNVDSLHLRAGSRNVVELHGALRTARCTGCEEREPLDSLGLALHRIEHHCGGRLRPDIVWFGEPLPAEGWERARAAADRADVILVIGTSAVVYPAAALARRNGAAFIAEINPEPTAISDQVDCVVRGSAAETLPRLLSLL from the coding sequence ATGGACGACCTGGTTCGACGATTGCGCGCAGCACGCGCGGTTCTGGTGCTCACCGGCTCAGGCATCTCGGCCGAGAGCGGATTGCCGACGTTTCGCGGTGTGGGCGGACTTTGGCGCACGCATCGCGTTGAAGAACTCGCGTCTCCGCAGGGATTTGCGGCCGACCCGCAATTGGTGTGGACGTGGTACAACGAGCGAAATGCCGCGCACCGGCGCGCACAACCGAATGCCGGTCACTACGCGCTCGCTGCGCTCGAAGAACGCTATCGCGACTTCACGCTCGCCACCCAAAACGTCGATTCCCTGCATCTTCGTGCCGGCTCGCGCAACGTCGTCGAACTGCACGGCGCTCTGCGAACCGCACGCTGCACCGGGTGCGAGGAGCGAGAGCCGCTCGATTCGCTCGGGCTTGCGCTCCACCGTATCGAGCATCACTGCGGCGGACGTCTTCGTCCCGACATCGTCTGGTTCGGCGAACCGCTTCCGGCGGAGGGGTGGGAACGCGCCCGCGCGGCGGCCGATCGGGCCGACGTCATCCTGGTAATCGGAACCAGCGCGGTGGTCTATCCGGCAGCCGCGCTTGCCCGGCGCAACGGGGCTGCGTTCATCGCGGAGATCAACCCGGAACCCACTGCGATCAGCGACCAGGTCGATTGCGTCGTGCGCGGTTCGGCGGCTGAAACGCTGCCGCGGCTTCTCTCATTGCTCTGA
- a CDS encoding adenylate/guanylate cyclase domain-containing protein, translating to MAALLVLALAALAGAAIYYASIFFRRYVLARQDHRRVLALFSRYVPSPVVEELLARKDARLFEAREYYATILCARIRNFALFAESLSPEETLRYLNEFYTIVGQAVQRHRGMIESLRGDTVTAVFGVLIEEKFQEERALRAGLDVMRVINAMEARWRAQGRKPIAVGMGVNSGKIIAGDTGYKDRREFAIVGNPAQVAARLEAASEELNAGIIASEATYDVVRELFVGVPTSSLPLRGLRRLQNAYIVRGLTRRAADDDLLTLPSQRAFNETKVHSYEAEEIPAVEPDSYIAPEETAPQQAIDERVTATAPPEFTHFSRYDDDSPALPEPPPVVGTYEDDQGPPVQLPP from the coding sequence ATGGCTGCCTTGCTGGTCCTCGCACTCGCAGCTCTCGCTGGTGCGGCGATCTACTACGCCTCGATCTTCTTCCGGCGATACGTGCTCGCGCGTCAAGATCATCGCCGTGTTCTTGCGCTCTTCTCACGCTACGTGCCCTCACCGGTGGTCGAGGAGCTGCTCGCCCGCAAGGACGCGCGCCTCTTCGAAGCACGAGAGTACTATGCCACGATCCTGTGCGCGCGGATTCGCAACTTTGCCCTCTTCGCCGAATCGCTCTCACCGGAAGAGACGCTGCGTTACCTCAACGAATTTTACACGATCGTGGGCCAGGCGGTGCAGCGTCACCGCGGCATGATCGAGAGTTTGCGCGGCGACACCGTGACGGCCGTCTTCGGCGTGCTCATCGAAGAGAAATTTCAGGAAGAACGCGCACTGCGCGCCGGACTGGACGTCATGCGTGTAATCAACGCGATGGAGGCGCGCTGGCGCGCGCAGGGACGTAAGCCGATCGCCGTCGGTATGGGCGTCAACTCCGGAAAAATCATCGCCGGCGACACGGGCTACAAGGACCGGCGTGAATTTGCGATCGTGGGAAATCCCGCGCAGGTCGCGGCGCGGTTAGAGGCGGCCTCCGAAGAGCTCAACGCCGGAATCATTGCCTCGGAAGCCACCTACGACGTGGTGCGCGAGCTCTTCGTGGGGGTTCCAACCTCCTCGCTTCCGCTGCGCGGACTGCGCCGGCTGCAAAACGCGTATATCGTTCGCGGGCTCACGCGCCGCGCGGCCGACGACGACCTGCTCACCTTGCCCTCGCAGCGCGCGTTCAACGAAACGAAAGTTCACTCGTACGAAGCCGAGGAGATCCCGGCAGTCGAACCGGACTCGTACATTGCTCCCGAAGAAACCGCGCCGCAACAAGCCATCGACGAACGCGTTACCGCCACAGCCCCGCCGGAATTCACGCACTTCTCGCGCTACGACGACGACTCGCCGGCCCTTCCCGAGCCTCCGCCGGTGGTGGGAACCTACGAAGACGATCAAGGGCCGCCCGTGCAGCTGCCGCCCTGA
- a CDS encoding glycoside hydrolase family 20 zincin-like fold domain-containing protein has translation MLAPILAAVALHVLPRPVSLVRGACSIPPPRFAPIGIDPGALDEWQRRWTALGIAHVTRSPRSNVRFVRDPLLQPQAYRLDVSLRGVTIRSADGDGAFYGVMTLAQLPVRDGGRWVVPCVRVDDAPALRWRILSDDVSRGPLPTMRYFEERIRTIAAFKMNGYSPYMEHVFASPTDPLPAPPDGITPAQLHALALYAARYHVALIPEQQTFAHMHNTLAVEQYASAAAFPHGFLLSPASDLAAEYLRRIIGGELAAVPHPPFFHIGSDETATLGEGGTAAYVAAHGGRSAVYAQHVRDMNALIAPSGARIMLWDDGIEADPSIMKLLPRSAVIVNWHYGAEKTFEPYIRLIANGGFEQMVAPGANNWSRIFPNVTAALANEGRFIDEGKRAHVLGLFETVWNDDGETLFEATWYPVIYAAADAWSTTDGFEHDFPSAFFGVDDPRYASDAVLLGSMTDRLPEFSDLLAWADPFVPGTITDEMSKVDLRTLRLDAEHVETDLIAAHPPLHANAAAVMLLAARRYDALGRRYQIAAEVRGYYADAAAHPKDALRDLFWCKYWFWEQRDIDERLAIPYARAWRYEDREDHLASNLERYHLDAQRAIERADAIDRVIYNQYVPSKTLPPLDSVLGLPQ, from the coding sequence GTGCTGGCTCCGATACTCGCCGCGGTCGCGCTGCACGTTCTTCCGCGGCCCGTCTCCCTCGTTCGCGGCGCGTGCTCGATTCCGCCGCCCCGATTTGCACCGATCGGCATCGATCCGGGCGCGCTCGACGAATGGCAGCGCCGCTGGACCGCACTCGGCATTGCGCACGTCACGAGATCGCCGCGATCGAACGTTCGGTTCGTTCGCGATCCGTTGCTGCAGCCGCAGGCGTATCGCCTGGACGTGTCGCTGCGCGGCGTCACGATCCGCAGCGCCGACGGTGACGGCGCCTTCTACGGCGTGATGACGTTGGCGCAGCTCCCGGTGCGCGACGGCGGGCGATGGGTCGTTCCCTGCGTTCGCGTCGACGATGCGCCGGCGCTGCGGTGGCGCATTCTCTCCGACGACGTTTCGCGCGGACCGCTGCCGACGATGCGCTACTTCGAAGAGCGCATTCGCACGATCGCGGCATTCAAGATGAACGGCTACTCGCCGTACATGGAACACGTCTTCGCGAGTCCGACCGATCCGCTCCCGGCGCCGCCGGACGGGATCACGCCGGCGCAGCTGCACGCGCTCGCCCTGTACGCCGCGCGCTACCACGTCGCGCTGATCCCCGAGCAGCAGACCTTCGCCCACATGCACAACACGCTGGCCGTCGAGCAATACGCGAGCGCCGCCGCCTTCCCTCACGGTTTCCTGCTCTCGCCCGCATCGGATTTGGCCGCCGAATACTTGCGGCGCATTATCGGAGGGGAGCTGGCGGCGGTTCCGCACCCGCCGTTCTTCCACATCGGTTCGGATGAAACGGCGACGCTGGGTGAAGGCGGCACCGCGGCCTACGTTGCGGCGCACGGCGGACGCAGCGCGGTTTACGCGCAACACGTCCGCGACATGAACGCACTGATCGCGCCTTCGGGCGCACGGATCATGCTTTGGGACGACGGCATCGAAGCCGACCCGTCGATCATGAAGCTGTTGCCGCGTAGCGCGGTCATCGTCAACTGGCATTACGGCGCCGAGAAAACCTTCGAGCCGTATATTCGCCTGATCGCGAATGGCGGCTTCGAGCAAATGGTTGCCCCGGGTGCAAACAACTGGAGCCGTATTTTCCCCAATGTGACCGCGGCGCTCGCCAACGAGGGCCGTTTCATCGACGAGGGCAAACGCGCGCACGTCCTCGGCCTCTTCGAAACCGTTTGGAACGACGACGGCGAGACGCTCTTCGAAGCCACATGGTACCCGGTCATTTACGCGGCGGCCGACGCGTGGAGTACCACCGACGGCTTCGAGCACGATTTTCCGAGCGCGTTCTTCGGCGTCGACGATCCGCGCTACGCGAGCGATGCGGTGCTGCTGGGTTCGATGACCGATCGCTTGCCCGAGTTCAGCGATCTGCTCGCCTGGGCGGATCCGTTCGTGCCGGGAACGATCACCGACGAGATGAGCAAGGTCGATCTGCGCACGCTTCGGCTCGACGCGGAGCATGTCGAGACCGACCTGATCGCGGCGCATCCGCCGCTGCACGCCAACGCGGCGGCCGTCATGCTGCTCGCGGCACGGCGCTACGACGCGCTCGGACGGCGCTATCAGATCGCGGCGGAGGTGCGCGGGTACTACGCCGATGCCGCCGCGCATCCCAAGGACGCGCTGCGCGACCTCTTCTGGTGCAAGTATTGGTTTTGGGAGCAGCGCGACATCGACGAGCGGCTCGCGATTCCCTACGCGCGGGCGTGGCGGTACGAGGATCGCGAGGATCATTTGGCGAGCAACCTCGAGCGCTATCATCTCGACGCACAGCGGGCGATCGAGCGCGCCGACGCGATCGATCGCGTGATCTACAACCAGTACGTGCCGAGCAAGACGCTGCCCCCGCTCGATTCGGTTCTCGGCTTGCCGCAGTGA
- a CDS encoding dipeptidase: MSVNAAIDQELAAYCRAHRDSHLDELKRWVAIPSISADPAHRDDVRTCCERLVDRMREVGLDARVLETAGNPLAYGQWLGAPDAPTVLIYGHYDVQPADPLELWKSPPFAAEVRDGKIYGRGAVDDKGQVLMHFAAIEAHMRTRGRLPINVKIVVEGEEEIGSPSFESALERYRDLVTADVAVISDTAVFSEDVPSLTASVRGLVHWEIAVHGPADDTHSGYYGGVVANPIEALARIIAGLKDASGRVLVPGFYDGVPEPDAATIDELTNLPFDEGREAELLGVPELCGEAGRTPLERMWFRPTLECNGIWGGYQGPGTKTIIPAFARAKLSARLVGEQDPVHVRTLVTEYVRANAPRGVRVEVESGGDVAPVVLSRDHPAALAAGRAMHAGFGIAPVYIGTGGSIGPVASFDRILGIPQVMIGVGLPDDHIHAPNEKFNLSQFFGGIVTMAVLYDELAALKR; this comes from the coding sequence ATGAGCGTCAACGCGGCGATAGACCAGGAACTCGCGGCCTATTGCAGGGCCCATCGCGACTCGCATCTCGACGAGCTGAAGCGCTGGGTCGCGATCCCGTCGATCTCGGCCGATCCGGCGCATCGCGACGACGTGCGAACCTGCTGCGAGCGGTTGGTGGACCGCATGCGCGAGGTCGGATTGGATGCGCGCGTATTGGAAACGGCGGGGAATCCGCTGGCCTACGGGCAGTGGCTGGGCGCGCCGGACGCGCCCACCGTCTTGATTTACGGCCACTACGATGTGCAGCCGGCCGATCCGTTGGAACTGTGGAAGAGTCCGCCGTTCGCCGCGGAGGTGCGCGACGGAAAGATTTACGGGCGCGGAGCGGTGGACGACAAGGGCCAAGTGCTGATGCATTTTGCCGCGATCGAAGCGCATATGCGCACGCGCGGCCGTTTACCGATCAACGTCAAGATCGTCGTCGAAGGTGAAGAGGAGATCGGTTCACCCAGTTTCGAGAGCGCGCTCGAACGCTACCGCGATCTCGTCACCGCCGACGTTGCGGTAATCAGCGATACGGCGGTCTTTTCGGAAGACGTGCCGTCGCTGACCGCGAGTGTTCGCGGCTTGGTTCATTGGGAGATCGCGGTCCACGGACCGGCGGACGATACGCATTCGGGCTACTACGGCGGCGTCGTCGCCAACCCGATCGAAGCATTGGCGCGCATCATCGCCGGCCTGAAAGACGCGAGCGGCCGCGTGCTGGTTCCCGGATTCTACGACGGCGTGCCCGAACCCGACGCCGCGACGATCGACGAACTCACGAATCTCCCATTCGACGAAGGGCGCGAAGCCGAGTTGCTCGGCGTCCCCGAGCTGTGCGGCGAGGCAGGACGAACGCCGCTCGAACGGATGTGGTTTCGTCCGACGCTCGAGTGCAACGGGATCTGGGGCGGTTATCAGGGCCCGGGCACCAAAACGATCATTCCAGCCTTTGCGCGCGCGAAGTTATCGGCGCGGCTGGTCGGTGAACAGGATCCGGTCCACGTGCGCACGCTCGTCACCGAGTACGTTCGCGCGAACGCACCGCGCGGCGTGCGCGTCGAAGTCGAGTCGGGCGGCGACGTCGCGCCGGTCGTCCTCTCACGCGATCATCCGGCGGCGCTTGCGGCGGGACGCGCCATGCACGCGGGCTTCGGCATCGCTCCGGTGTACATCGGAACCGGCGGCTCGATCGGTCCGGTGGCGAGCTTCGATCGCATTTTGGGAATCCCGCAAGTCATGATCGGCGTGGGATTACCGGACGATCACATTCACGCGCCCAACGAGAAGTTCAACCTCTCGCAGTTTTTCGGCGGAATCGTGACTATGGCCGTGCTCTACGATGAACTCGCCGCACTGAAGCGGTGA
- a CDS encoding serine hydrolase, protein MIALVLVALQPIGPSPLFTPTTAPISERAILEEEMQSAQARAKTLGATLGVRIVDLTTGATASSGGDVNLPMAGVQRLALAIVTMRAVDAGELALTQSLDGVTVRDLISRMVMDNDYASANALIQALGGGDAVNARLRALGFDAVFVAPDDAGYATPNALARLLSQLVNGGLLAPASTKLLLNEMKTMHLTHTQTSTNEAQILYINRRTVAIAAMLNAGSGSDEARDAVIAALVQAAADATAATP, encoded by the coding sequence GTGATCGCGTTGGTGCTCGTAGCCCTTCAGCCGATCGGACCGTCTCCGCTCTTTACGCCGACGACCGCACCGATCTCCGAACGCGCGATCCTCGAAGAAGAGATGCAAAGCGCGCAGGCGCGTGCGAAGACGCTTGGAGCAACGCTCGGCGTGAGGATCGTCGACCTGACGACCGGTGCAACGGCCAGCAGCGGCGGCGACGTCAACCTGCCGATGGCCGGCGTTCAACGGCTTGCGTTGGCAATCGTGACCATGCGGGCCGTCGATGCGGGGGAGCTTGCGCTGACGCAAAGCCTCGACGGGGTGACCGTGCGCGACCTCATCTCCCGCATGGTGATGGATAACGACTATGCATCCGCGAACGCGCTGATTCAAGCGCTTGGGGGAGGCGACGCCGTCAACGCGCGGTTGCGCGCGCTCGGCTTCGATGCGGTCTTCGTGGCGCCGGACGACGCCGGGTACGCGACGCCCAACGCGCTCGCGCGTCTCTTGAGCCAACTGGTAAACGGCGGATTGCTCGCGCCCGCAAGCACCAAACTGCTCTTGAACGAAATGAAGACGATGCACTTGACACATACGCAAACCTCGACGAACGAGGCGCAGATTCTCTATATCAATCGCCGCACCGTGGCGATCGCGGCGATGTTGAACGCGGGAAGCGGCAGCGATGAGGCCCGCGACGCGGTCATCGCTGCGCTCGTGCAAGCGGCCGCCGACGCAACCGCCGCAACGCCGTAG